One Argentina anserina chromosome 6, drPotAnse1.1, whole genome shotgun sequence genomic window, TATCATCTATAGGTAGACCAAGGTGATATGGAGTTCAGCTTCAAGGGCAGCCCCATGCTTGAAAGTAGATGCCAGCATGGTTGCACCTGTTAGCCTTGAAACTACTGCATCTATATGATTCACTCTCTCAAGGAGATTTCAGGTTTCTACTCGAATTACTGCATACCACAGCTTTCCAGGGTCAAAATCTTGGCCTTTTAACATCCCTTTACCAAACCAATAGTCTCCTTGTGATACTGGGATGTCTTGTTGGCCAAATTTGATTAACTGCAGCTGCCCTTTAAGCAACAAATGAGGCAAAAAggttttgttcttgtggtCAATTGGTAACATGGTACCGAACCAGTCAAGACCACAAAACCGAAATACCTGATAATTAATGTAGCTTGGAACCTTGGAGGCACTTTGATTCGATATCTCGATATATGGTGCATGCCGATCGTTTTGTTGGAGTTTCTGAAGATGATGTTGGGCGAGGTTGTTATATAGAGAAATTGTTATGAACCACAAAAACTAGACAATAGAGTGGCAGATTGGAGACGAGGAAACTACAGTATAGTCATTGATAGAAATATGTATGataattataattaagaagggcatatatatacatgtactaaaatattcaaattgcataAGGTACAGCCCTAACTCCTCGCTTTTCACTATGATCCGATGTACTCGAATATATCACCATCGTATCAGTTTGTAGCCTTGAAACCATTGAAAGGAAGTTTCAGCTTGCAGTTGACATGCTGGTCTTCGTTGGTTATCAGTTTCGAAAACTTCCCCTTTAACTTTGCAAACCTGACCTCGACCTGAAAACTAACCTGCAGATTGATATTATAAATTCCAGCAGCAGTTTTCTTGTCAAACTAGGAGATGTCACGCTTCCCGAATTTCACCAACTGCTGCTGCCCTTGAAGCACCAGATGGGGCAAAAGAGTTGTGTTCTTGTGGCCTTGGTAGAATTCCGAATTTGTTAAAGTCATGAGGACAAACTTGTTCTTCCTGTAGCTAGCAGATACTTTCATGTTGTGGTAGTAAATGCCAACCCTTCTATTGGGGTTTCTGATGGTGATGTTGAAGGCGAGGTGATAGTGAAGATTCATAGCGGTGTTGTTGTCACCCGTGCTGACATTAAACTGGGTTAGAGAGGCATTTGTAATAGTGAATCGAGGCTCGTCGGGAGAGAAGATCAGCCAGAAAATGAATAGCAATGCTCCGAGCCAAAAACAGATGTGGAGGATTATGCACTTGCAGACGGTCAACCATTTTAGCCATCCGGGAAGTCTTTGCCATGATTCATGTGGAATGGGTTTGGAAATGCAACAACAGGTGTTCCCTTTTTATAAGGTCTAACCAATGTCTGAAATTGTTACTATATTAGTAGATACATGCAGATGGAAAATTATCTCTGGCGTCTTGGCGATCTTTGCAAGCTGCCGAATTTGAGGTGCACCTGCATGTAGCTTTTGTTTAAACCGTAGTAAATGTCAACCAATAGAAATTGAAAGACTAACACTAACAATTTTTCAAAGTGACAATAAATTTGGACCGTTAAGTCCTTTCGGaacaattttttcttctttgatctATGACTGAGTCGTATTTGTTGTGTTCTATTATTTGTAAGAGCCGTCGTAATCTGATGCAATTCGCTTTCGGGCTATTGTCGAGCAATATGATGATTACGATCCTTTGTCTTTTTTTGTTCTCCTCTAATTCACAAATACTGTAAATGAGTGCGGACAATAGTTGATATTCTGAAATAAGGGCGCACTTGTGCAGAAAAACCATATTTCGGGGGGCTCCAGAGTAAATAAacgaaaaagagaagaagcaCGTGCGAGGGAGGATGTGGTAAGATAACTAGGGTTTCCTTTATATAAAAACCCCACACAGCCTCCCTCACCCTTTTGCCTTGACTCAGCTGTAGCCGTCTTCATCCCTCTTCCGACTTCGCCATGAGGTATTTCCATTTTTCAGctacatttgtttttgtctacTTAATATTTGATTAGGGTTTCGAAATCTGTAATCACAAGCTGGAACTCTATGTTACTTCGTTCTTGTCTCTAACACGATGAGGCTGTTAATCTGGGGTTTTGAGAAGTTGATTAGAGAAAAAGCTGTTGAATTGATTGATAGGTTTTTTGTGGGTGTTTTgcttattgttgttgtttggttTTGGGACTCAGTAAGCTGCAAAGTGAGGCATTGAGAGAGGCTATCACCCAGATGAAGACCAATGGGGAGACAAAGAAGAGGAAGTTCACTGAGACTGTGGAACTGCAGATTGGTTTGAAGAACTACGACCCACAAAAGGACAAGCGTTTCAGTGGTTCCGTTAGGCTTCCCCACATTCCTCGCCCCAAGTTGAGGGTTTGCATGCTCGGAGATGCCCAGCATGTCGAAGAGGTATAACGTTTACCCGTTTTGTATGTGTGTGATTTGTTTGGGTGTATGTGTTGTTGAGTAGACTTATAAATGCTGTTTTGTGTTCTTCAGGCAGAGAAAATGGGATTGGCCTACATGGATGTGGAGTCGCTGAAGAAGCttaacaagaacaagaagctTGTTAAAAAGCTTGCTAAGAAGTATCATGCTTTCTTGGCTTCTGAAGCTGTCATCAAGCAGATTCCTCGTTTGTTGGGCCCTGGTCTCAACAAGGCAGGCAAGTAGTCTTTACCCCTTGCTGCAGCTTTTAGGGCTCCAATGTATGTTTGTTTTGTGGATTGTTGGTTTAGAAGTTTCCGTTGTGATGAATAGAGAAGTATAGATGCTGAGCTTACATTGATTATATATCGAGTGCTTTCAAATcttttcatatatatgcatgtttacCTGTTACCATAGTTTATATgctatgtagcaccgacacttcTAAGGTGGGAGTGTCAAAGTGTCCGACACTTCCCGACACTCCGACACGGCCCGACACTTCCCGACACCGTGTCCGACACTCCACGTGGCGTGTCATCAATATTGACTTTTTTGACACTTCTCCGACACTTTGACCGACACGCTACATCATAATTCCGACatgtcacgttattattttagattataaaaacagaaaatgaaaactaaacagacaaaaaaactcaaattttattGCAGTCTCATTGTTTTCCCTTTCTTCTTtccttatatttatttttttgaattgttatgcaatggaatgaacttgaaactgtaattttacattatttcatgtgttatatatttcttttatgcattaataaatatattaaattttatataaattgacgTGTCGACGCCGTGTCGGGATCTATGTTTTTTAGATTTGCCGTATCGCGGTGTCGCGCCGTGTCGGTGTCGCAGTGTCCGTGTcggtgtcggtgctacatagtTTATATGTCAATTGTATAACTGTCAATAGAGTGTTTGTTGCAACGTTTATAATATTACTTAATTAATGACATGTAACTAGATGATTGTCtaaattttgtttgattgCCAAATTGCAGGTAAGTTTCCTACTCTGGTGAGTCACCAGGAATCTCTGGAGGCAAAGGTTAATGAAACCAAAGCCATGGTCAAGTTCCAACTCAAGAAGGTTCTTTGTATGGGTGTTGCTGTTGGGAATCTTGCCATGGAGGAGAAGCAGATTTTCCAGAACGTGCAACTCAGTGTCAATTTTTTGGTTTCTCTTTTGAAGAAGAATTGGCAGAATGTAAGTTCAGGGCAACACTAGACTTGAAGCATTTgggggtttttttttaatataccTCATCAGTGCCTTTACTTTTGTGTCACTAATTTTGATCTTCTCTCTGAATGCCAAATAGGTGAGGTCCTTGAACTTGAAGAGCACCATGGGCAAGGCAATCCGAATCTACTAAAAAGTCCTTATGTTTGAGCAGGAACTTGTGTGGAAGAAGAGAGTAGCAAAATTATCCtcctttttgtttattttagtTTAAATCCCTAGCCTAAATTACAAGGAGACTGATTTTTGTTAAAGTGAATGCTTAATTTTGAAGGGATCTTGTTTGTTCTTCAAtgtctattttgtttttggttgtgtttcTCTTTACATAAACTTGCAATTCTTGATGGATCTTCGGTATTTACAATTTCCTGCCATGACGGCTTTACTATTTTTAGCATAGATGAATTTGGCGGAGAATGCATACAGAACGCATGTTTATATTCAATTTGCCTTCCTCAGATTAGTTCACTGCAATTTGAACGGATTTTATTTGTTCTACAATCTGTTTAGTTTATGGATGTGTGCTTTGCTTCTCATCATGTTAGTTTTGGATAGATATGCGTGTCTGGGTTTTATTATTTCCTGCAATGAAGCAAAGATGAATCGGGCTGAAGATGCATGCAGTACACGGGTTTATCTTCAATTTGTTTTACTTCATTTAGTTCAATGCAATGCATTTTACTTGTCCCAGCCTTGCTAAATGTATAACCCCTTAGAGAACCTTATAACGAGAGCAATATGTTGAGGACTTTCAAAAATGAAGTATTGGATGAGTGTCGTTTAAATTAAATGTGCAAGTTATCCAACCGTTTTATTTAGGAGTCCTCAATTGATCCACATTGGAAACTATTCCTCATTATAGTAAAGCATGAAACTAGGTCTACCTCAAAGATATGACCTAGTTTCATTTGATAACAATCCATGTCTCATATTATCTAGTTGCTCCGAACCTTCAAAGGGGAGTAAAAGCAAAATTTTCACTCTTGTTTCCCAATACCCCAGTTTTTCTCTGTACCAAGCCTTGTAAAGCATATATCTATACCTGCTGCAAGTCCAATTCGGTTCTAACTTCAAAACACAACATCTCTTCATTAACTAGCATCAGTTATACTGATTTTATGTGTAACAATTCAAGTATTTCAACAATTCAATTACAAGGAAAAAGGATCATGGGAGTGATCTCCAGCTTGGTGATATGCGGATTCTCACTTGCAAATGGTAGTCAGTAGTCCGTTGGCAGTGATAAGTATCAACAAtaggaagaagagaaaaagaaagagattaCAGATTACATTTAACCCAAGCTAAGTTCGGACTCTAATGAAAAGACGGATGATCAGACGTATAGTGCCACAAAAGGGATGTTGAAGTAGTTAATGTGTCAAAAAACTGTATTCAGTGTAGTCAAAATAATCATTATTTCAAAAATTGATTTCCGCTGAATCTAGTTCAGTCCTCTCAGCATAATGGTACAAGTCTATAATTTCACCATAAAAGAACTTTTACAACTGCAACCCTGGACTGCACTTGGATTTTCTGTCACCTGAACATGAAACCAAAATTAGGTCAGCTTTACATGAATTCttgtaagaaaaaaattgacaccTTAGTGACAATTTCTCTTTTTGGTTCGAAGCCTTCGGCTGTGATGATGCTACTTAAGAACCATATGCAACTAGCCATGTAAACAAGAAAGCAAATAGTATATCCACCTGAGCATATGATACAACCACCAGTAACAATATAGCAAAGCGAATACaggtaaaaaagaaaaaagaataaaagtgTGGATATACTACCTCGATGAATAAATTGTTTTAAGCAGCTTTAGTACTTTGGTCTCGTCAGCAAAAGACTGCACTATCCTAATCAGAGAGATGGTGTGCCTTATGTTTTGCAGAAAGTCTACTTGATTGGTTCAAGGCCTTTAATTGGTCAAATCTAGACAAAACTAACATTCTAAAACATAAGCATCAGTAGACAATACAGCTAGGCATTATGGCACTTTCCTCGGCAGGTCTGAACTAGTACAATCAGTGGCACATTTGCTTGGAGGTTGAAGATATACTTCTACCAATTTAGGTGGTTGGCAGGTTTCGTACTATACAAGTTTTCGTTTTGAGCAAAATTAGTGATGGGCACAAACAACAGATTGCACCAACGTAACAAAATCTATGCCTCTACCAGGACACACAGCAGATGCGACAAACAAGGCAATACTCGAACAAAATCTATGCCTCTACGGAAATATAAACAGTGTATCCACCACCTCTGTCAAGGTGGGCTAAAGTGTATTCTTTAATTCTATACATCTTAATACCACTATGCTAGTTGTCTGGTATCTTACTTCTCTCACTGCCACTAAGATAAGTCATTTAAGTAGCATCAACAATTCTGAAAGTTGGTCCTGAAGAGATTGTTTATTGCTTATTTTTCTACCTAAAGCAAGAGTGTTCATGTTGGATAAACCGATAACATGTATAACACAGAGGAGCAACATGCACATGCCCTTCTAAGGAAgccataaaaaaaacaaatttaattaACATGCAAAGGACACAAAGTAAATGACTCACTTGGAAAGCAGAACGGATCAGCTCTTCAACATAATCAACGGTTGCTCCTTTCAAAAAATCATACGAAATATTGTCGACCACCAATTTTACACCTTCTTTCTCGAACACTCTACCAATAGGAGgattagaagaagaaaaaatgtcAGAGATGTATTGCTGGTGTATGATAAGCAGATGCAAATTTATCTACTTGATAAAAAATTACACATACGGAGAATAAGAAGGGGAACATTGAATACCTGTCATCTGGATTGGTCTTGTCATCCACCAGATCAAAAACATACTGGAACCCAGAACATCCACCTGTTTCTACACTCAATCGGAGCATCTTTTCCTGCTCTTCACTGGCTTTCAATTGTTTCAT contains:
- the LOC126796650 gene encoding 60S ribosomal protein L10a-2 — protein: MSKLQSEALREAITQMKTNGETKKRKFTETVELQIGLKNYDPQKDKRFSGSVRLPHIPRPKLRVCMLGDAQHVEEAEKMGLAYMDVESLKKLNKNKKLVKKLAKKYHAFLASEAVIKQIPRLLGPGLNKAGKFPTLVSHQESLEAKVNETKAMVKFQLKKVLCMGVAVGNLAMEEKQIFQNVQLSVNFLVSLLKKNWQNVRSLNLKSTMGKAIRIY
- the LOC126799579 gene encoding iron-sulfur assembly protein IscA-like 2, mitochondrial, translated to MAPRTLILRRLTAHFAGRIRQNQRLLTSHFYSSSALQESQGPSSSSEPNLDGVHMTDTCIQKMKQLKASEEQEKMLRLSVETGGCSGFQYVFDLVDDKTNPDDRVFEKEGVKLVVDNISYDFLKGATVDYVEELIRSAFQVTENPSAVQGCSCKSSFMVKL